One Micromonospora sp. WMMD1120 genomic region harbors:
- a CDS encoding cyanophycinase, with product MPLKHLSTVSLSACLAVALSVPLASVPASAHPHGTHGGSLVLVGGGLADDNAAIYGDIVRLAGGTGKARIGIFTAAAPVPAEDPDANTGNCNNSVCNGDYYATLFRSYGVADAQWIPIDLDRPGAAEDPVVVEQINSMTGFFFGGGDQYRYVTTMTRGEAQRDTAALAAVRRKLRGGAVVAGTSAGAQIMAGRDMITGGSTEPGLRDGSRPGYFDDPSVLAYLPRGGFGFFTEGLLDTHFSRRGREARSIRLAADTGHRRVFGLDEDTALEVTGVGTRHLSLRVLGARGVSVLDLRRSRVTDTRVWGIEGVRWSRLTTGDRYRAERWQPVVAPGKQPVRAAAGPCPVAASDDVFYNYEMVGLAEGLVANRDCDSVSGTSYENSPRFEARLARGRDLAGWRAGDVTSFTGVVVGIGAA from the coding sequence ATGCCCTTGAAACACCTGTCGACAGTGTCGCTCAGCGCATGTCTGGCGGTCGCGCTGAGCGTTCCGCTGGCCTCGGTGCCGGCCTCGGCCCACCCACACGGCACCCACGGTGGAAGTCTGGTGCTGGTCGGTGGCGGGCTCGCCGACGACAACGCCGCGATCTACGGCGACATCGTCCGACTGGCCGGCGGCACCGGCAAGGCCCGGATCGGGATCTTCACCGCGGCGGCGCCGGTGCCGGCCGAGGACCCGGACGCGAACACCGGGAACTGCAACAACAGCGTCTGCAACGGCGACTACTACGCCACCCTGTTCCGCTCGTACGGGGTCGCCGACGCGCAGTGGATCCCGATCGACCTGGACCGGCCCGGGGCGGCCGAGGATCCGGTCGTGGTCGAGCAGATCAACTCGATGACCGGCTTCTTCTTCGGCGGCGGCGACCAGTACCGCTACGTCACCACCATGACCCGGGGAGAGGCGCAGCGGGACACCGCGGCGCTCGCCGCGGTGCGGCGCAAGCTGCGGGGCGGCGCGGTGGTGGCCGGTACCAGCGCGGGAGCGCAGATCATGGCCGGTCGAGACATGATCACTGGCGGGTCGACCGAGCCGGGCCTGCGCGATGGGTCCCGGCCCGGTTACTTCGACGACCCGAGCGTCCTCGCCTACCTGCCCCGGGGCGGCTTCGGGTTCTTCACCGAGGGTCTGCTCGACACCCACTTCTCCCGTCGGGGCCGGGAGGCGCGGTCGATCCGGTTGGCGGCGGACACCGGACACCGGCGGGTCTTCGGGCTGGACGAGGACACCGCGCTGGAGGTGACCGGCGTCGGCACCCGGCACCTGTCGCTGCGGGTGCTGGGCGCGCGTGGGGTGAGCGTGCTCGACCTGCGCCGGTCCCGGGTGACCGACACGCGGGTCTGGGGGATCGAAGGGGTTCGGTGGAGCCGGCTGACCACGGGCGACCGGTACCGGGCCGAGCGCTGGCAGCCGGTCGTCGCGCCCGGCAAGCAGCCGGTGCGTGCCGCCGCCGGCCCCTGCCCCGTCGCAGCGTCGGACGACGTCTTCTACAACTACGAGATGGTCGGCCTGGCCGAGGGCCTGGTCGCCAACCGGGACTGTGATTCGGTCTCCGGCACCTCGTACGAGAACAGTCCGCGGTTCGAGGCGCGGTTGGCCCGTGGCAGGGACCTCGCCGGCTGGCGGGCCGGTGACGTCACCTCGTTCACCGGCGTGGTGGTCGGTATCGGCGCGGCCTGA
- a CDS encoding LURP-one-related family protein, translating into MFVIRERFFSIGDDFDVLDEHGTKVFHVDGKVLSVRNRVVIEDASGQEVATVHRHLVALRPTYEIRIGGEKAAEVRKKLLTPFRDRFTIDVPGPDDLEMKGNLLDHEYVIERDGTEVAAVSKRWLSIRDTYAVRVTAGVDPLLIIGSVLALDLAMNRDKKKDDED; encoded by the coding sequence ATGTTTGTCATCAGGGAGCGGTTCTTCTCCATCGGCGACGACTTCGACGTGCTCGACGAGCACGGCACCAAGGTCTTCCACGTCGACGGCAAGGTGCTCAGCGTCCGCAACAGGGTCGTCATCGAGGACGCCTCCGGCCAGGAGGTCGCCACGGTGCACCGGCACCTGGTGGCGTTGCGTCCCACGTACGAGATCCGAATCGGCGGCGAGAAGGCGGCGGAGGTCCGCAAGAAGCTGCTCACGCCGTTCCGGGACAGGTTCACCATCGACGTGCCCGGCCCCGACGACCTGGAGATGAAGGGCAACCTGCTCGACCACGAGTACGTGATCGAGCGCGACGGCACCGAGGTGGCGGCGGTCTCCAAGCGGTGGTTGTCGATCCGGGACACCTATGCCGTGCGGGTCACCGCCGGCGTCGACCCGCTGCTCATCATCGGTAGCGTCCTCGCGCTCGACCTGGCCATGAACCGGGACAAGAAGAAGGACGACGAGGACTGA